DNA from Aliarcobacter skirrowii CCUG 10374:
CCAAATAAATAGCATCTGGAGATGATGGAAGTTTCGATTTATCAAAATTTTCTTTAATATATTTATCAAAATCATAAACATTTAAAGTAGTTTCGTCGTTACACAAGTATCTATTGTTTGTATCATCATAGCTTGTATTTTTAAAAGTCGATTGATATTTTTTTAGCTTATTTTCTAAAAACTCTTTTAGATTATATTTACTCATCTAACAATATTTCCATATCCATCTGCCTAAAAATCTCAAAAGGTTCTTCAAGAGTTTTAAAAATATCTTCTAGTCTGTTTCTTGGTTCTATTATGCTATTTTCTGCTAAATAAAAATTTGTATTCTCTTCTAAATTTTCTGAATCACTATATCTTTTTATAGCTTCTATCATATATGGACTATGTGAAGCTATTAAAATTTTTACTCCATTTTTTGCCAATGTTACAAGAACTTTTGCATATTTTAGTTGCCATTTTGGGTGCAGATGATTTTCTGGTTCATCTATTATCAAAATAGAATTTTGATTTAATATATCATTTTCTAAAAGAAGCTGTAATATACCAAAAGATTTTATACCACTTGCTGTATTTTTTATAGAGATAGCTTTCTCATTTTTACTATAAATAAAATCTCTTTGTTTATTATCATAAACTATATTTCCATCTATAATCTTTTGAATCTCTTTTAAGATAGTATCTTCAAATTCATCATTTAAAAATATAGAAAAAGATATTTTTTTAAGCTTGTCAAACAAATCTTTTGTATGTAAAGTAGTATATGGAATACCTAATCTTTCTATACTTCTTTTATTTAAACTAAGTCCTGATTGGCTTCTTATAAGTAAATCATGGTTGTTTAGTATAAGTGGAGTTTCTATAAATGTTGCATCTTTTAGCTGTATTGGTTCAACATCTTTTATAAGAGATAATTTATTGTCTTTGCTTATTCTTATATTAATTAACTCTAAACTATTTTCCAAAAGAGTTATTTGCCCATCTTCTTTACCATTAAAAAGAATACTTGAATCAAATTCAGAAAAAAAAGCTTTATTTAATGCACTTTCAATATATTTTTTCTCATCTTCTGGCTCATCTTTTATAATATATATTTCTTTTAAAACTTTTTCTATTTTTTCAATATCTTTTAAATCAGATTTATCTCTAACTGTTAATATTAACTCTTCTAGCTTTAAAAGTTTCTCTTCTAGTGTATATTCATCTAAAATTAAAAAATATATATCTTCTGTATTTTTTAAAACTGTATTATGTGCTAAAATATTTCTAACAAAGAAAAAAAGATTGTCTAATCTCTCTTTTAATTTATGCTCTTTTGATTCTTGTAACTCATCTTTGTATTTATTTATAGCTTTTATGATACAAAATATAACTTTACCAATAGTGCTTTTCCCATTGTCATTTTCACCAGCAATAAGAGTCAAAGAGTTTAGATTAAGCTCTGCTTTTTCCAACATTCCTATATTTTTAAGTTTTATTTGCATTTTTTCTCTTTATTATTGTGTTTTATCGTAATTTTTAGAAAAGATTATATATAAAATTAACTTAGTTTCATAGTATTATTGTGGTTAAACATAAAAATGTAATTTTATTTTCCTAAACTCTTCAAATATTTCTCTAAATCCATAATCTCGTATTGGCATACTATCAAGTATTACAACATCAAAATCCCAAAATATTGTTTTAATCAATTCCTAATCATATTTATTAAACTTTATATGTAATGCACAAAGTTAGTAAACATTTTCATAAATTCTTTTCTATCCAATTTTCGCACTCTTTTAAATCTTCAATTGTATGCACATCAAAACATCTATCCACAAAAATTGGTTTAGTATTATTACCTAAAAAGATCCAAGGTTTTTGACCATTTTTACTATAGAGAGAGTTTTTCATATTTAAAATCCAAAAATTGTGACATAAAAAATAGCAAGGCTCTAACTCTTGTCTATTTGTAGATACTTCCATATCTGAAAAATCAAAAAATGTATCTAAACTACCATTTTCATTAAGTTTTTTTGCCCTATATGGGTGATGATCTTGTTCTTGATATACAGGGACTACTGAAGTTATAGATTCATCATTTAGTATTTGATTTATACCTTTTTCTATCCACTTACTTTTAACTGTTGCAGAATTTGCTAAAAACACTATCAAAATATCTGGTTCTAAGTTGTCTTTTTCTTTCATATATTCAACTGCGTGAAGTATGGCATCCATATGTTTTGCAGTTGGACTTGCAAGCTCATCTGGTCTTTTTATTTTTTTATACCCCAAATCGTATGCTATATCCAATATTTTATCATCATCACTACTTACATAAAAATGATTTATAGATTTTACATTTTTTGCAGCATTTGCAGGATAACTAATCAAAGGCTTACCTAAAACAGGTAAGATATTTTTATCAGAAAGAGTGTTATTCCCTCTTCCTGTTAAAAGTGCTACTATATTCATATCAAAACTTCCTTTGCATATATGTACATTTTTTCTAATCCATCTTTCAAATCAGTCTTTGGTGTCCAACCCAAACTTTTTAGTTTTGTTGCATTTGCTTTTGAGCCAAACTGATCCCCTTCATGAGAGCCTATATTTGTGATCTTAAATTGACTTTTTGATTTATCATTGACTTCTATTATCAAATCAATTAATTCTTTTACAGTAGTTGCTTCTTCTGAACCCACATTATAAACTTGACCATCTGTAATACTATCAAGTCCAAGTATTAAAGCATCAACTACATCATCTATATAGACAAAATCTCTATATCTTTCAAAAGAACCAGTAACTTTTATCTCCTCTGAAATAATCGATTGAGCCATAAATATACTTGCCATACCTTGTCTTAGGTTTGACATATCTTGTCCTGGACCATAGACATTAAATAGTCTAAAAATAGTACTTTCTATACCAAAGTACTTAAACATATTGATATAGTACTCACCTGCCACTTTTGATACTCCATAGTTTGACAAAGGTGTTTGAATATCACTCTCTTTGATCTTTCCTTCTTTATTTCCATAAGTTGCCATAGATGATGTGAAAATAATCTTTTTTGCTTTGCATTTTCTTGCATAGTTACAAATATTTAGTGTACCTTTTACATTTGTATCAACATCTAGTTCTGGCTCTTCTTGAGAGATTGCACTTGCAGTTTGAGCAGCTAAATGAAATATATAGTCAAATTCTAAATGCTCAATTTTTTTAAAGTTTTCATAACTTCTAATATCTAAACTATATTTAGCAAAACCATCATGTAAAGATGTAAACTTTTTTTCTAAATCTATAATTGTTACATCATGATTTAAAATTTTTAATTTTTTAGCAAGTGCAGTTCCTATAAATCCTGCACCACCAGTTATAAGTACACTAGACATCAAACTCCTTTCTAAAGTATATAGAGATCATCTCTTTTGCTATAGTATAATCATGAACATCTTTTATCTCACTAGCTACAAAAGAATCTACTTCATAAAATTCAGGATTATTTGATAAAAGATTTTTAGATTGTAGTGCTATATCTTTTTTGATTATATAACAGCCATTTGTCATGATATAAATAGGTTCTACATCTTTTCTTGATATAAAATCATCGCTAAAGTTTAGCTTGTGGTTATCAAAAAATATATACTCTTTTTTCTTCTCTACAGATACTAATGAACTTAAAGCTTCAGTTTGATATTTCTCATACATAGTTTTATAAACATTAGCACTCA
Protein-coding regions in this window:
- a CDS encoding cytidylyltransferase domain-containing protein, yielding MIFAIIIPAQETNKYHKLGDLAPFGDTTLLEWKISQCKEFASSSQIYISSDSEIIEEIAEKEEVNFIKRKTGLNYQDMLVETIDKVDTTDIIWINTTSPFMSANVYKTMYEKYQTEALSSLVSVEKKKEYIFFDNHKLNFSDDFISRKDVEPIYIMTNGCYIIKKDIALQSKNLLSNNPEFYEVDSFVASEIKDVHDYTIAKEMISIYFRKEFDV
- a CDS encoding NAD-dependent epimerase/dehydratase family protein gives rise to the protein MSSVLITGGAGFIGTALAKKLKILNHDVTIIDLEKKFTSLHDGFAKYSLDIRSYENFKKIEHLEFDYIFHLAAQTASAISQEEPELDVDTNVKGTLNICNYARKCKAKKIIFTSSMATYGNKEGKIKESDIQTPLSNYGVSKVAGEYYINMFKYFGIESTIFRLFNVYGPGQDMSNLRQGMASIFMAQSIISEEIKVTGSFERYRDFVYIDDVVDALILGLDSITDGQVYNVGSEEATTVKELIDLIIEVNDKSKSQFKITNIGSHEGDQFGSKANATKLKSLGWTPKTDLKDGLEKMYIYAKEVLI
- a CDS encoding cytidylyltransferase domain-containing protein yields the protein MNIVALLTGRGNNTLSDKNILPVLGKPLISYPANAAKNVKSINHFYVSSDDDKILDIAYDLGYKKIKRPDELASPTAKHMDAILHAVEYMKEKDNLEPDILIVFLANSATVKSKWIEKGINQILNDESITSVVPVYQEQDHHPYRAKKLNENGSLDTFFDFSDMEVSTNRQELEPCYFLCHNFWILNMKNSLYSKNGQKPWIFLGNNTKPIFVDRCFDVHTIEDLKECENWIEKNL
- a CDS encoding AAA family ATPase, whose product is MQIKLKNIGMLEKAELNLNSLTLIAGENDNGKSTIGKVIFCIIKAINKYKDELQESKEHKLKERLDNLFFFVRNILAHNTVLKNTEDIYFLILDEYTLEEKLLKLEELILTVRDKSDLKDIEKIEKVLKEIYIIKDEPEDEKKYIESALNKAFFSEFDSSILFNGKEDGQITLLENSLELINIRISKDNKLSLIKDVEPIQLKDATFIETPLILNNHDLLIRSQSGLSLNKRSIERLGIPYTTLHTKDLFDKLKKISFSIFLNDEFEDTILKEIQKIIDGNIVYDNKQRDFIYSKNEKAISIKNTASGIKSFGILQLLLENDILNQNSILIIDEPENHLHPKWQLKYAKVLVTLAKNGVKILIASHSPYMIEAIKRYSDSENLEENTNFYLAENSIIEPRNRLEDIFKTLEEPFEIFRQMDMEILLDE